The genomic segment ATTGGACTCTTTAAAACAATAAATAAAAGAAATAATTTAACTGTAGGAGATAGTGAAGATAAAGAAGATGATAGCATATTTAAGATTTATTATGACAAAATAAAAGCAAAACATTATGTTGGTTTTGTAGCAGTTGATAACAAAGTTATTCAAGTATTGCCAAAAGTTTTTGAAGAGAGCGATTATGAAGATAGGGATAAAATCATTGCCTTTATAAAAATGATGAACTTTGCAGACAACTTAAACATTAAAGAGCAAGAATTAGCAAAAGTTAAAGATGTTGCCCAAACTCCAACCATTTATGAAGTTTTCATTTACCTATTTGCCTCTTCCTTATTAAATGAGATTGAAAGAGGATTTTATAGAGAATATATAAAGGTTAGAGAAGAGAAAAAATTTTTAAAGGGAAAATTATTGGTTGATAAGCAAATAAGAAAACTACCACATCAAAGGTATAAATTCTCTATAGAGTATCATGAATTCACTGAAAACAACCTTTTAAACCAAATATTTTATTATACAACATATATTTCTATAAAAAAGACGAAATGGCAAATAAATAAAAAACTTCTAAGTGAGTTAATGCTAATCTTTGATGGTATTAACCTAAGAAAAATCAATATTCATGATTTTAAAAGAGTGCATTTTACTCGGTTGAATGAGAGATTTAAAAAGCCGTTTAATTTAGCCAAAATTATCTTATCAGCATTTGGAGAAGTTGAGGGAGAGGATGCCATTGGATTCTTTGTAGATATGAATGATTTGTTTGAAAAGTTTATTTGTTCAATATTATCAAAGAGTTTGGAATTTGAAATAAAATATCAAAGTAAATTTAACTTATTTAGTCATGTTGAAGGAATTAAAAATGTAGAACAAAGACCAGATTATGTTATTTATAAAAATAACAAGCCATTATTAGTTTTAGATGCAAAATATGTAAAAATCAATGAAGAAAATGGAAAGCCAACAATATCACCTGATATACTAAGACAAGTTTATACTTATGCAAAATACTAC from the Methanotorris formicicus Mc-S-70 genome contains:
- a CDS encoding McrC family protein, whose product is MSNLITFYEHQSISFEKLKEELNLSKNKFIGLFKTINKRNNLTVGDSEDKEDDSIFKIYYDKIKAKHYVGFVAVDNKVIQVLPKVFEESDYEDRDKIIAFIKMMNFADNLNIKEQELAKVKDVAQTPTIYEVFIYLFASSLLNEIERGFYREYIKVREEKKFLKGKLLVDKQIRKLPHQRYKFSIEYHEFTENNLLNQIFYYTTYISIKKTKWQINKKLLSELMLIFDGINLRKINIHDFKRVHFTRLNERFKKPFNLAKIILSAFGEVEGEDAIGFFVDMNDLFEKFICSILSKSLEFEIKYQSKFNLFSHVEGIKNVEQRPDYVIYKNNKPLLVLDAKYVKINEENGKPTISPDILRQVYTYAKYYSKDNRNINAVLIFPKSKNYNNFDSKTKIGEATFFDNEIKLYVLTYNLEKLIEGDGVDEEFIKCVEELIEQ